Proteins co-encoded in one Paraburkholderia edwinii genomic window:
- a CDS encoding MFS transporter, which produces MALSVNTMKQAPVPQPAPASYVVRNQSYWKRNLAVCVFGSFTTLVSLSMLLPFLPLYVAQLGAKSPAAVVQWSGVAFGATFFGTAITAPVWGRLADRFGRKPMLVRAAIGMAVVMSLIGVAHNVAELVTLRLIAGLVGGYASASIVMIGTQAPRERAGWALGVLSTGALSGNLIGPLIGGFLPDLVGIRGTFFVGGAMIAVAAAATIFLVREDFDRHADTKPSAHSAGAHNPAAHRLLIGVLLITAMMVLFANMSIEPIITVYVGQLGVPHEHLARMAGIIMAAAAFGSMLTAPRLGALADRIGSWNVIIGCLAVTGLVMLPQAFVTQWWQLALLRGLMGMTIAGLLPSIAKMVRHLVDESHSGKTLGYLQSAQFSGQVIGPLVGGQIGAHVGIHQVFFVTGTLLVLCAGLNYWVHKRDA; this is translated from the coding sequence ATGGCTCTTTCCGTCAACACCATGAAGCAGGCACCCGTGCCGCAGCCCGCACCCGCCAGCTACGTCGTGCGCAACCAGTCGTACTGGAAGCGCAATCTCGCCGTCTGCGTGTTCGGCTCGTTCACCACGCTGGTGAGCCTCTCGATGCTGCTGCCGTTTCTGCCGCTCTATGTCGCGCAGCTCGGCGCGAAGTCGCCGGCCGCGGTCGTCCAGTGGTCGGGCGTCGCGTTCGGCGCGACCTTTTTCGGCACCGCGATCACCGCGCCGGTCTGGGGGCGCCTCGCCGACCGCTTCGGACGCAAACCGATGCTCGTGCGCGCCGCCATCGGCATGGCCGTCGTGATGTCGCTGATCGGCGTCGCGCACAACGTTGCCGAGCTCGTCACGCTGCGTCTGATTGCCGGCCTGGTCGGCGGCTATGCGTCGGCATCGATCGTCATGATCGGCACGCAGGCACCGCGCGAGCGCGCCGGCTGGGCGCTCGGCGTGCTGTCGACGGGCGCCTTGTCGGGCAACCTGATCGGGCCGCTCATCGGCGGCTTCCTGCCGGACCTCGTCGGCATTCGCGGCACATTTTTCGTCGGCGGCGCGATGATTGCCGTCGCCGCCGCCGCGACGATTTTCCTCGTCCGTGAAGACTTCGACCGCCACGCCGATACGAAGCCCAGCGCACATTCCGCCGGCGCGCACAATCCAGCCGCGCATCGCCTGCTGATCGGCGTGCTGCTCATCACCGCGATGATGGTGCTGTTCGCCAATATGTCGATCGAGCCGATCATCACCGTCTATGTCGGCCAGCTCGGCGTGCCGCACGAGCATCTCGCGCGCATGGCCGGCATCATCATGGCGGCGGCCGCATTCGGCAGCATGCTGACCGCGCCGCGTCTGGGCGCACTCGCCGATCGCATCGGCAGCTGGAACGTGATCATCGGCTGCCTCGCGGTGACCGGCCTCGTCATGCTGCCGCAGGCGTTCGTCACGCAGTGGTGGCAACTCGCGCTGCTGCGCGGCCTGATGGGCATGACAATCGCGGGCCTGCTGCCGTCAATCGCGAAGATGGTGCGGCATCTCGTCGACGAAAGCCATTCCGGCAAGACGCTCGGCTATCTGCAATCGGCGCAGTTCTCGGGCCAGGTGATCGGCCCGCTCGTCGGCGGACAGATCGGCGCGCATGTCGGCATTCATCAGGTGTTCTTCGTGACCGGCACGCTGCTCGTGCTGTGCGCGGGGCTGAACTACTGGGTGCATAAGCGGGACGCGTGA
- a CDS encoding DUF4865 family protein, with product MFIMQYSIALPAEYDMQAIRARVASKGPAFDTLDGLGLKCFLIRERGRFGAQSNEYAPAYLWPHIDSMWGFLAGAGFAGIKESFGTPPVETWPALAYARSARLTNPRAIVALTREDETLGTDANLVERRERETDAALDAVERTPGLLARAVGLDPSNWRLVRFDYWVLPQQELPTQSRSYEVLHVSAPAFAELHA from the coding sequence ATGTTCATCATGCAATATTCGATCGCGCTGCCCGCCGAGTACGACATGCAGGCGATCCGCGCGCGCGTCGCGAGCAAGGGTCCGGCATTTGATACGTTAGACGGGCTCGGCCTCAAATGCTTTCTGATTCGCGAACGCGGCCGGTTCGGCGCGCAAAGCAATGAGTACGCGCCGGCGTATCTGTGGCCGCATATCGACTCGATGTGGGGCTTCCTGGCCGGCGCCGGATTCGCCGGCATCAAGGAATCTTTCGGCACGCCGCCGGTTGAGACATGGCCAGCCCTCGCCTATGCGCGCTCGGCGCGGCTGACCAACCCGCGCGCCATCGTTGCGCTCACACGCGAAGACGAGACGCTGGGTACCGACGCGAATCTGGTCGAACGGCGCGAGCGGGAAACCGATGCCGCGCTCGATGCCGTCGAGCGCACGCCGGGTCTGCTTGCCCGTGCGGTGGGGCTCGACCCGTCGAACTGGCGGCTTGTCCGCTTCGACTACTGGGTGCTGCCGCAACAAGAACTACCCACGCAATCGCGCAGCTATGAGGTGCTGCACGTTTCAGCTCCGGCGTTCGCCGAACTGCACGCATAA
- a CDS encoding NAD(P)H-dependent oxidoreductase → MNVLIVYAHPEPRSLNGSLRNFAVQRLEQAGHTVQVSDLYAMNWKTTLDAHDFPSRDADARFNPAAESGHAYANGLQREDVAREQDKLRWADAVLLQFPLWWFSMPAILKGWFERVYAYGFAYGVGEHSNQHWGDRYGEGMFAGKRAMLIVTAGGWESHYAQRGINGPIDDILFPIQHGMLYYPGFDVLPPFVAYRMNGIDDARYATVRDALGERLDALFTHAPIPYRPQNRGAYDIPALTLKADIAPEKTGFAAHLQDQITADRAATDRVTEEVE, encoded by the coding sequence ATGAACGTTCTGATCGTCTATGCCCATCCTGAGCCGCGCTCGTTGAACGGATCGCTGCGCAACTTCGCGGTGCAGCGTCTCGAACAGGCCGGCCACACAGTACAGGTATCGGACCTGTATGCGATGAACTGGAAAACCACGCTCGATGCGCACGACTTTCCGTCGCGCGACGCCGACGCGCGCTTCAATCCAGCGGCCGAGTCAGGGCATGCCTACGCCAACGGTCTGCAGCGCGAAGACGTCGCGCGCGAACAGGACAAGCTGCGTTGGGCCGACGCGGTGCTGCTGCAGTTTCCGCTCTGGTGGTTTTCGATGCCGGCGATCCTGAAAGGATGGTTCGAACGCGTCTATGCGTATGGTTTTGCTTATGGCGTCGGCGAGCATTCCAATCAACACTGGGGCGACCGTTACGGCGAAGGCATGTTCGCGGGCAAGCGCGCGATGCTGATCGTCACGGCCGGCGGATGGGAGTCACACTACGCGCAGCGCGGCATTAATGGCCCGATCGACGACATCCTCTTTCCGATCCAGCACGGCATGCTCTACTACCCCGGCTTCGACGTGCTGCCGCCGTTTGTCGCCTACCGTATGAACGGAATCGACGACGCGCGGTATGCAACGGTGCGCGACGCGCTCGGCGAGCGTCTCGATGCACTCTTCACGCACGCGCCGATTCCGTATCGTCCGCAAAACCGCGGCGCATACGATATTCCGGCGCTGACGTTAAAGGCCGATATCGCGCCGGAGAAAACCGGGTTCGCGGCGCATCTGCAAGATCAGATCACGGCGGATCGCGCCGCAACGGATCGTGTCACGGAAGAAGTCGAATAG
- a CDS encoding LysR substrate-binding domain-containing protein — protein MAARTNLDMDVLRTFVLGFELGSFARAADRLGRSQSAVSAQLHKLEDQIGTPLVQKSGRGLALTTAGESLLSYAKRLLELNDEAVETIRGADLEGWVRLGLPQDFADTFLPSVLGRFARAHPKVRVEVQVDASARLIEKTLRGDLDVALAWGNSSGTPFAEWVANLAIAWVGLPDSGNVRSLGGSAGADPLPLVAFEPPCSFRSAGIAALDEASIPWRLVFTSPSLSGLWAAAEAGLGITVRTTIAMPRTLAVLDPLATGLPVLPPIPLSLHRKDQDASLVVRRLTEIVLDTVLEEINAG, from the coding sequence ATGGCGGCTCGCACCAACCTCGACATGGATGTGCTGCGCACCTTCGTGTTGGGCTTTGAACTCGGTAGCTTCGCGCGGGCGGCGGACCGTCTCGGCCGTTCGCAATCGGCGGTGAGCGCGCAATTGCACAAGCTCGAAGATCAGATCGGCACGCCGCTCGTGCAGAAGTCGGGCCGCGGCCTCGCGCTGACGACGGCCGGCGAATCGCTGCTCAGCTATGCCAAGCGATTGCTCGAGCTCAATGACGAAGCCGTGGAGACGATCCGCGGCGCGGACCTCGAAGGATGGGTGCGTCTGGGTTTGCCGCAGGATTTTGCCGATACGTTTTTGCCGTCGGTGCTCGGACGCTTTGCGAGGGCGCATCCGAAGGTGCGCGTTGAAGTGCAGGTCGACGCGAGTGCGCGGCTGATCGAAAAGACGCTGAGAGGCGATCTCGACGTCGCGCTCGCATGGGGTAACAGCAGTGGCACGCCGTTCGCGGAGTGGGTCGCGAATCTGGCAATCGCGTGGGTGGGATTGCCGGACTCGGGCAATGTCCGCAGCCTTGGCGGCAGCGCCGGCGCCGATCCGCTGCCGCTTGTCGCATTCGAGCCGCCGTGCTCGTTTCGTTCGGCAGGTATTGCCGCGCTCGACGAGGCGAGCATTCCATGGCGGCTCGTCTTTACCAGTCCAAGCCTGTCCGGGCTCTGGGCCGCTGCCGAGGCGGGGCTCGGCATCACCGTGCGCACGACAATCGCGATGCCGCGCACGCTCGCCGTGCTCGATCCGCTGGCAACGGGCTTGCCCGTGTTGCCTCCGATTCCGCTGTCGTTGCACCGGAAGGATCAGGACGCGAGCCTGGTCGTGCGCCGTTTGACCGAGATCGTGCTGGACACGGTGCTCGAAGAGATCAACGCGGGTTGA
- a CDS encoding glutamine cyclotransferase, which yields MKRSPAEVVHEYGPFPGVDKVHGVTYDGTRVWIAAGASLKAFDPASGNTLHSIDVAADAGTAFDGRHLFQIADSRIQKIDPQTGRVLATIPAPGNGGDSGLTWAEGTLWVGVYRERKIHQIDPQTGAILRTIESNRFVTGVTWVDNELWHGTWEGDESELRHIDAQTGEVRERLDMPEGTGVSGLESNGADLFYCGGGASGKVRAVRKPKK from the coding sequence ATGAAACGATCACCCGCCGAAGTCGTTCACGAATACGGCCCGTTCCCCGGGGTCGACAAGGTGCACGGCGTCACGTACGACGGCACGCGCGTCTGGATCGCGGCCGGCGCATCGCTCAAGGCATTCGATCCCGCCAGCGGCAACACGCTGCACTCGATCGACGTCGCCGCCGACGCGGGCACCGCCTTCGACGGCCGCCACCTGTTCCAGATCGCCGACAGCCGCATCCAGAAGATCGATCCGCAAACGGGCCGCGTGCTTGCAACGATTCCGGCTCCAGGCAACGGCGGCGATTCGGGGCTGACGTGGGCCGAGGGAACACTGTGGGTCGGCGTGTACCGCGAACGGAAGATCCATCAGATCGATCCGCAGACCGGCGCGATTCTGCGCACGATCGAATCGAACCGCTTTGTGACGGGTGTCACGTGGGTCGATAACGAGCTATGGCACGGCACGTGGGAAGGCGACGAGAGCGAATTGCGGCATATCGATGCGCAGACCGGAGAGGTGCGCGAAAGACTCGACATGCCTGAAGGTACCGGTGTGTCGGGGCTCGAATCGAACGGCGCCGACCTGTTTTACTGCGGAGGCGGCGCGAGCGGCAAGGTGCGGGCGGTGCGCAAGCCGAAGAAGTAA
- a CDS encoding tautomerase family protein, protein MPLVRISLQKGRTPAQLREIADTIHQALVDTYNVPPDDRFQIIEQREPAEIIYDAHYLGIERTDGLVFIHIVAGRWRDTETKQALYRTLAARLSANVGIRPEDVQVVLSPNDRDDWSFGNGLASYVKEA, encoded by the coding sequence ATGCCGCTTGTCCGAATTTCGTTGCAGAAAGGCCGGACGCCCGCGCAGTTGCGCGAGATCGCCGACACCATTCATCAGGCTTTGGTCGATACCTATAACGTGCCGCCCGACGATCGATTCCAGATCATCGAGCAGCGCGAGCCCGCGGAGATCATTTACGACGCACACTACCTGGGCATTGAACGGACCGACGGCCTCGTGTTCATTCATATTGTGGCGGGCCGCTGGCGCGATACGGAGACCAAGCAGGCGCTTTATCGCACACTCGCCGCGCGGCTTTCGGCCAATGTCGGCATCCGGCCCGAAGACGTACAGGTGGTGCTGTCGCCGAACGACAGGGACGACTGGTCGTTTGGAAACGGCCTTGCGTCATATGTGAAGGAAGCGTGA
- a CDS encoding MarR family winged helix-turn-helix transcriptional regulator, whose translation MDSNEQVAPDLAGAEPASDAWLATREARAALAPRRKPYWHAVDTGRHLGYYKGARSGTWHARVFVGSGRYEEILLGKADDHARADGLAVLDYRQAIERSHDWWLGKGYGTAADELSQRIKRSRPKKRVQTDKLDEVALAWARERPDLDLSLMGLFMRIKQAHYMHERRLTMISQSVGVDVGELHVLLALRRVGAPYAMRPTDLFRALLVTSGAMTKRIDRLERAKLVARMPDDEDLRSSRIMLTQAGVKAADAGMDHIAQGLGVLREGIGMSDDEYSEADSYLRRILSVAF comes from the coding sequence ATGGACAGCAACGAGCAGGTGGCGCCGGATCTGGCGGGCGCCGAACCCGCAAGCGATGCATGGCTCGCGACGCGCGAAGCGCGCGCGGCGCTTGCGCCGCGGCGCAAGCCGTATTGGCACGCGGTCGATACGGGCCGCCATCTCGGCTACTACAAGGGCGCGCGTTCGGGCACATGGCACGCGCGCGTATTCGTCGGATCAGGCAGGTATGAGGAAATCCTGCTCGGCAAGGCCGACGATCACGCGCGCGCCGATGGTCTCGCGGTACTCGATTACCGGCAGGCGATCGAACGTTCGCACGACTGGTGGTTGGGTAAGGGCTACGGCACGGCGGCGGACGAACTGAGCCAGCGCATCAAACGAAGCCGTCCGAAAAAACGCGTGCAGACCGACAAGCTCGATGAGGTCGCGCTCGCATGGGCGCGCGAACGTCCGGACCTCGATCTGAGCCTCATGGGCCTGTTCATGCGAATCAAACAGGCGCATTACATGCACGAGCGTCGCCTCACGATGATTTCGCAATCGGTGGGCGTCGATGTCGGCGAATTGCATGTACTGCTTGCGTTGCGCCGCGTCGGTGCGCCGTATGCAATGCGTCCGACCGATCTGTTCCGGGCGCTGCTCGTCACTTCGGGTGCCATGACGAAGCGTATCGACCGGCTCGAGCGCGCGAAGCTCGTCGCGCGCATGCCCGACGATGAGGATCTCCGTTCGTCGAGGATCATGCTCACCCAGGCAGGCGTTAAAGCGGCCGATGCGGGGATGGACCATATTGCGCAAGGGCTCGGCGTATTGCGCGAGGGGATCGGCATGAGCGACGACGAGTATAGCGAGGCGGACTCCTACCTCAGGCGCATTCTGTCGGTGGCGTTCTGA
- a CDS encoding TauD/TfdA dioxygenase family protein → MSTPAFAAESANPSARLQQDFDIVAFDAPLGAEVIGLDLSQPLSDIDFARIHRAHLDYHVLVFRDQRITPDEHVAFSRRFGPLQSHVLRQFALPGHPEVLIVSNIVENGKPIGLGDAGHFWHSDLSYKEKPSMGSLLHAQELPAEGGDTLFANMHAAYDSLPEHLRKAVAGLRAEHTYLARYAELQARSPWRPNLTPEQIAEVKPVVHPVVRTHPETGRKAIFVSEHFTTRIVGLPEDESRALLDELFAHSVRAEHLYRHAWRAHDIVFWDNRSLMHLAAGTPDHLRRKMYRTTIEGDAPF, encoded by the coding sequence GTGTCCACTCCCGCTTTTGCCGCGGAGTCTGCGAATCCATCCGCCCGGCTTCAGCAGGACTTCGACATCGTTGCGTTCGACGCGCCGCTCGGCGCCGAAGTGATTGGTCTCGATCTGTCCCAACCGCTCTCCGATATCGACTTTGCGCGCATCCATCGCGCGCACCTCGACTACCACGTGCTGGTGTTCCGCGACCAGCGCATCACGCCCGACGAACACGTTGCGTTCAGCCGCCGTTTCGGCCCGCTGCAGAGCCACGTGCTGCGCCAGTTCGCGTTGCCTGGCCATCCGGAAGTGCTGATCGTGTCGAACATCGTCGAGAACGGCAAACCGATTGGCCTCGGCGATGCGGGCCACTTCTGGCATTCGGACCTGTCGTACAAGGAAAAGCCGAGCATGGGCTCGCTGCTGCATGCGCAGGAGCTGCCGGCCGAAGGCGGCGATACGCTCTTCGCGAACATGCACGCGGCGTATGACTCGCTGCCCGAGCATCTGCGCAAAGCGGTCGCTGGACTGCGCGCCGAGCATACGTATCTCGCGCGCTATGCGGAGTTGCAGGCGCGCAGCCCGTGGCGCCCGAACCTGACACCGGAACAGATCGCCGAAGTGAAGCCGGTCGTGCACCCCGTGGTTCGCACGCATCCGGAAACGGGCCGCAAGGCGATTTTCGTCAGCGAGCACTTTACGACGCGCATCGTCGGCCTGCCCGAAGACGAAAGCCGTGCGCTGCTCGATGAGCTGTTTGCGCACAGCGTGCGGGCGGAACATCTCTATCGCCACGCATGGCGCGCACACGATATCGTGTTCTGGGACAACCGCTCGCTGATGCATCTTGCGGCGGGTACGCCCGACCATCTGCGGCGCAAAATGTATCGAACGACGATCGAAGGCGATGCGCCCTTCTGA
- a CDS encoding SDR family NAD(P)-dependent oxidoreductase, with the protein MAFDFNGKRVVVAGGSRGIGRGIALAFAQSGAAVSVCARNPDSLKAIDAELRTHGHPVHTATCDLAVAEQIARYIAAAGDALGGIDILINNASGFGGGDSEAGWEAGFNVDLMATVRAGHAALPFLRQSESGAIVNVTSIAALHPSTRTTSYAAIKAAVAHYTASHALALAPDRIRVNAVAPGSVEFPGGSWEQRKTTDPKLYEGTLRHIPYGRFGTPDDIANAVLFLASPYAGWVTGQSLVVDGGQTLT; encoded by the coding sequence ATGGCATTCGATTTCAACGGAAAGCGCGTCGTCGTTGCAGGCGGTTCACGCGGCATCGGCCGCGGTATCGCACTTGCGTTCGCGCAGTCCGGCGCCGCGGTTTCTGTGTGCGCGCGCAATCCCGACAGTCTGAAAGCCATCGATGCCGAATTGCGCACGCACGGCCATCCCGTTCATACCGCGACGTGCGATCTCGCGGTCGCCGAGCAGATCGCCCGGTATATCGCCGCGGCAGGCGATGCGCTCGGCGGCATCGATATCCTGATCAATAACGCATCGGGTTTCGGCGGCGGCGATAGCGAAGCCGGCTGGGAGGCGGGCTTTAATGTCGACCTCATGGCGACCGTACGCGCGGGGCACGCCGCGCTGCCGTTCCTGCGGCAATCGGAGAGCGGCGCGATCGTCAATGTGACGTCGATTGCGGCGCTTCACCCAAGCACGCGAACCACGTCGTATGCGGCAATCAAGGCCGCGGTCGCGCACTACACGGCCTCTCACGCGCTGGCGCTCGCCCCCGATCGGATTCGCGTGAATGCGGTCGCGCCGGGTTCGGTCGAATTCCCGGGCGGCTCATGGGAACAACGCAAAACCACCGATCCGAAGCTCTACGAAGGCACATTGCGCCACATCCCTTACGGGCGCTTCGGCACGCCCGACGATATCGCCAACGCGGTGCTGTTTCTCGCGAGCCCCTACGCGGGCTGGGTCACCGGTCAATCGCTGGTGGTCGACGGCGGACAGACGCTGACGTAA
- a CDS encoding LysR family transcriptional regulator — translation MDNTLRRLDLNLLVTLDVLLAEHNVTRAAQRLNFSQPSVSVHLAKLREIFGDPLLLPGPRGMRPTARALSLREPLRQALESLERAIAPEHPFDPAAADRTWRVGAADYGEMTIVLPALDAIRRAAPRTRLAVLPLIPGRTAKQAEQGELDLAFHTTDDAPPELRARPLFKEQYVLVSRAGHPKLKRRPTLAQFCKLEHVIVSPGGGAFHGVTDDALAAVGLERRVVLSVPHFLVVESVLAGSDLVAMLPSRLVRDTGQLQACAPPIDVPGYEMTMLWHERSHRDPAHQWLREQIAAAV, via the coding sequence GTGGACAATACGTTACGGCGTCTCGACCTCAACCTGCTGGTCACGCTCGACGTGCTGCTCGCCGAGCACAACGTCACGCGCGCGGCGCAGCGGCTCAATTTTTCGCAGCCGTCGGTCAGCGTTCATCTGGCGAAACTACGGGAGATTTTCGGCGACCCGTTGTTGTTGCCGGGCCCGCGCGGCATGCGGCCGACTGCGCGCGCGCTTTCGCTGCGCGAACCATTGCGGCAGGCGCTCGAATCGCTCGAGCGCGCAATCGCGCCCGAGCATCCGTTCGATCCCGCCGCAGCCGACCGGACTTGGCGCGTCGGCGCGGCCGACTATGGCGAAATGACGATCGTGCTACCCGCGCTCGATGCGATACGTCGCGCGGCGCCGCGTACGCGGCTCGCGGTGCTGCCGCTGATTCCGGGCCGCACCGCGAAGCAGGCGGAACAGGGCGAACTCGATCTTGCGTTTCATACGACCGACGACGCGCCGCCCGAATTGCGCGCGCGCCCGCTATTCAAGGAGCAGTACGTGCTGGTCAGCCGTGCGGGCCATCCGAAGCTCAAACGGCGGCCCACGCTTGCGCAGTTCTGCAAGCTCGAGCACGTGATCGTCTCGCCGGGCGGCGGCGCCTTTCACGGTGTCACCGACGATGCGCTCGCCGCGGTTGGGCTCGAGCGCCGCGTAGTGCTATCGGTGCCGCATTTTCTGGTGGTGGAGTCGGTGCTGGCCGGGAGCGATCTCGTTGCGATGCTGCCGTCGCGGCTCGTGCGCGACACCGGTCAGCTGCAGGCGTGCGCGCCGCCGATCGATGTGCCGGGCTACGAGATGACGATGCTCTGGCATGAGCGCTCGCATCGCGACCCGGCGCATCAATGGCTGCGTGAGCAGATTGCGGCCGCGGTATAA
- a CDS encoding DUF1223 domain-containing protein: MFRRLFTSMAAFATLLGALPAANAATPASAAPITRPVVVELFTSEGCSSCPPAEAFLSELSHQRDDLLPLAFHVTYWDGLGWKDPYSLDLATQRQEAYTRQFGDSSSYTPEMVVDGAVGFVGSNRSTAEVAFRQAKDAGATAATVTGVRHGNAITVTVGGGAGSARVVLVGYDPQHVTAIGRGENGGRTLTESNVVRSLEPVGQWSGKPAVFNPPAPAGEKTAVLLEAPDGRIVGAARVSDAQ; the protein is encoded by the coding sequence ATGTTCCGTCGTCTGTTCACCAGCATGGCCGCTTTTGCCACGTTGCTTGGCGCACTGCCCGCTGCAAACGCCGCAACGCCAGCATCAGCAGCACCCATAACCCGCCCCGTCGTCGTCGAACTCTTCACCTCCGAAGGCTGCTCATCCTGCCCACCGGCCGAAGCCTTCCTCTCCGAGCTCAGCCATCAACGCGACGATCTCCTGCCGCTCGCATTTCACGTCACTTACTGGGACGGCCTCGGCTGGAAAGATCCCTATTCGCTCGACCTCGCGACGCAGCGTCAGGAGGCCTACACCCGGCAGTTCGGCGACTCATCGTCCTATACGCCCGAGATGGTCGTCGACGGCGCGGTCGGCTTTGTCGGCTCGAACCGCTCGACAGCGGAAGTGGCGTTTCGACAGGCAAAAGATGCGGGCGCAACGGCCGCGACGGTAACCGGCGTGCGCCACGGCAACGCGATCACGGTGACGGTCGGCGGCGGCGCGGGTAGCGCGCGCGTCGTGCTGGTCGGCTACGATCCGCAGCATGTGACCGCGATCGGCCGTGGCGAAAACGGTGGACGCACGCTGACCGAGTCGAACGTCGTGCGCTCGCTCGAACCGGTCGGACAATGGTCGGGCAAGCCCGCCGTGTTCAATCCGCCCGCGCCCGCCGGAGAAAAAACGGCGGTATTGCTCGAAGCGCCCGATGGCCGGATCGTCGGCGCCGCGCGCGTGTCGGATGCACAGTAG
- a CDS encoding AraC family transcriptional regulator, translating into MGELESSPESPLEALAGKRHGWRDDGRHLRLEIVRRGRMTIEQNGETRIFDPGDMLLVEPSHAFSRSFREPTQVSVVHIPKRALRERGLSWQFASACQPVHENGDVTAVRALLLAFTAHVDNASDALIERVGHQFLDLMDVLLEHSGATQTGRGAKWVVARAAQLITRRLADPDLSIASLAGQLNLSISSLTRAFRQRGLSPMRYAYSLRLEHAGRLLAETPDLAIKDVANRCGFASAAHFSRLFRQKYGVTPREYANAYACSSANAGAETCSTS; encoded by the coding sequence ATGGGTGAACTTGAGTCTTCACCGGAATCACCGCTTGAAGCGCTCGCAGGCAAGCGCCACGGATGGCGCGACGATGGGCGCCATCTAAGGCTCGAGATCGTCCGCCGCGGCCGGATGACAATCGAACAGAACGGAGAAACGCGGATCTTCGATCCGGGCGACATGTTGCTCGTCGAGCCGTCGCATGCATTCAGCCGTTCGTTCCGCGAGCCCACGCAGGTTTCAGTCGTGCATATCCCGAAGCGGGCGCTAAGGGAGCGCGGATTGTCGTGGCAATTTGCAAGCGCCTGCCAGCCGGTTCACGAAAACGGCGACGTCACCGCCGTGCGTGCGCTGTTGCTGGCGTTCACGGCCCATGTCGACAACGCCAGCGACGCATTGATCGAGCGGGTCGGTCATCAGTTTCTCGACTTGATGGACGTGTTGCTCGAACACAGCGGCGCGACGCAAACAGGCCGCGGCGCGAAATGGGTCGTCGCGCGCGCCGCGCAGCTGATCACCCGACGTCTGGCCGATCCGGACTTGAGCATCGCGAGCCTTGCAGGCCAGCTCAATCTGTCGATCAGTTCGCTCACGCGCGCGTTCCGGCAGCGTGGCTTGTCGCCGATGCGCTACGCGTACTCGCTGCGGCTCGAACACGCGGGCCGGCTGCTTGCCGAAACGCCGGATCTCGCGATCAAGGACGTTGCAAACCGATGCGGGTTCGCGAGTGCCGCGCACTTCAGCCGTCTTTTCAGGCAGAAGTACGGCGTGACGCCGCGCGAATATGCGAACGCTTATGCGTGCAGTTCGGCGAACGCCGGAGCTGAAACGTGCAGCACCTCATAG
- a CDS encoding histone deacetylase family protein: MSPTLIYTHDACLNHQPGPGHPESPERLKTVLRTLRAPGFEALEWREAPLGTIEQVELVHSRDFIDEVAEIAPKQGYVPLDAGDTVMSPGSWDAVMRCVGAACAGVDAVLNGDARNVFCATRPCGHHAEPSRAMGFCIFNQAAIAAAYAYEVHKLERVAVVDFDVHHGNGTQAAFFDRPELFYASSHQSPLYPGTGAASETGVAHNIVNVPLPPGCDSANFRARIAAAMLPAVRDFNPELIIISAGFDAHRLDPLAGLGLEDDDFHWVTRELVKIADETCEGRVVSILEGGYSMEGLANGTRAHVLALMGEEA; the protein is encoded by the coding sequence ATGTCCCCGACCCTCATCTACACGCACGACGCCTGTCTGAACCATCAACCGGGCCCCGGCCATCCCGAGTCGCCTGAGCGCCTGAAAACCGTGCTGCGCACGCTGCGTGCGCCCGGGTTCGAAGCGCTCGAATGGCGCGAGGCGCCGCTCGGCACGATCGAACAGGTCGAACTCGTGCATAGCCGCGACTTTATCGATGAAGTGGCCGAGATCGCGCCGAAACAGGGCTATGTGCCGCTCGATGCCGGCGACACGGTGATGTCGCCGGGTTCGTGGGATGCCGTGATGCGCTGCGTCGGCGCCGCGTGCGCGGGCGTCGATGCGGTGCTCAACGGCGATGCGCGCAACGTGTTCTGCGCGACGCGCCCCTGCGGCCACCACGCGGAACCGTCGCGCGCAATGGGCTTTTGCATCTTCAATCAGGCGGCGATCGCCGCAGCCTATGCGTATGAAGTGCATAAGCTCGAGCGCGTCGCTGTCGTCGACTTCGACGTCCATCACGGCAACGGCACTCAGGCCGCGTTCTTCGATCGCCCCGAACTGTTTTATGCGTCGAGCCATCAATCGCCGCTTTATCCCGGCACGGGCGCGGCCTCCGAAACCGGCGTCGCACATAACATCGTCAATGTGCCGCTGCCGCCCGGCTGCGATTCGGCGAATTTCCGCGCGCGTATCGCCGCCGCGATGTTGCCCGCCGTGCGCGACTTCAATCCCGAACTCATCATCATCTCCGCGGGCTTCGATGCGCACCGTCTCGATCCGCTCGCCGGCCTCGGTCTCGAAGACGACGATTTCCACTGGGTCACACGCGAGCTCGTCAAGATCGCCGACGAAACCTGCGAAGGCCGTGTCGTGTCGATTCTCGAAGGCGGTTACAGCATGGAAGGTCTCGCCAACGGCACGCGCGCGCATGTGCTCGCGCTAATGGGCGAGGAGGCATAA